A DNA window from Streptomyces sp. 71268 contains the following coding sequences:
- a CDS encoding DoxX family protein — protein sequence MEPFVALVVGFCAARLAGLLGVSALDAWYPALCVGLAVMFLFTALAHFHPAPRADLIAMVPRPDLLVTLTGGLEIAGAIGLLVPALSRWAAAGLALLMIALFPANVSAARRQVAQGDPLGRRTLFQAVYVGAATLVAL from the coding sequence ATGGAACCGTTCGTGGCCCTGGTCGTCGGGTTCTGCGCGGCGCGCCTGGCCGGCTTGCTCGGAGTGTCGGCGCTCGACGCCTGGTACCCCGCACTGTGCGTGGGGCTCGCGGTGATGTTCCTGTTCACCGCGCTCGCCCACTTCCACCCGGCGCCGCGGGCCGACCTCATCGCCATGGTCCCGCGCCCCGACCTGCTGGTCACGCTCACGGGTGGGCTGGAGATCGCCGGCGCGATCGGGCTGCTGGTCCCGGCGTTGTCGCGATGGGCGGCGGCCGGCCTCGCCCTGCTGATGATCGCCCTGTTCCCGGCCAACGTCTCCGCCGCCCGCCGCCAGGTGGCCCAGGGCGATCCGCTCGGCCGGCGCACCCTCTTCCAGGCCGTCTACGTCGGGGCCGCGACGCTCGTGGCGCTGTGA
- a CDS encoding acyltransferase: MPLHRHVFSSLDAWRRRAASRAVHRGWRWMQQTGAVTAERPGPYRFRRIGPGTRLAFPLGTVFGEGWIELGDHCVIGEGVTLAAGMLPGLDLGPDPVLRVGHGVVLGRGTHVVASVPVEFGRDVFCGPYVYVTSDNHAYDDPAQPIGKQWPRSAPVSIGAGSWLGAGAVVLPGARLGRNVVVAAGAVVRGEVPDHAVVAGAPAKIVRRWDAEAGWQPPLRTPAPMPVPEGVTHEQLLALGVLPPQPAPPDARDVPADR, from the coding sequence GTGCCCCTCCATCGACACGTGTTCTCCTCGCTCGACGCCTGGCGGCGCCGCGCGGCCTCACGCGCGGTGCACCGCGGCTGGCGCTGGATGCAGCAGACCGGCGCGGTGACCGCCGAGCGCCCCGGGCCCTACCGGTTCCGGCGGATCGGCCCCGGCACCCGGCTGGCGTTCCCGCTGGGCACGGTGTTCGGCGAGGGCTGGATCGAACTGGGCGACCACTGCGTCATCGGCGAGGGGGTCACCCTGGCCGCCGGCATGCTGCCGGGGCTCGACCTGGGCCCGGACCCGGTGCTGCGGGTGGGGCACGGCGTGGTGCTCGGACGGGGCACGCACGTGGTGGCGTCGGTGCCGGTGGAGTTCGGGCGGGACGTCTTCTGCGGCCCGTACGTCTACGTCACCAGCGACAACCACGCCTACGACGACCCCGCCCAGCCCATCGGCAAGCAGTGGCCGCGCAGCGCCCCGGTCAGCATCGGCGCCGGGAGTTGGCTCGGCGCCGGCGCCGTGGTCCTGCCCGGCGCCCGTCTCGGCCGCAACGTGGTGGTCGCGGCCGGCGCGGTGGTACGCGGCGAGGTGCCCGACCACGCGGTGGTGGCCGGCGCGCCGGCCAAGATCGTGCGCCGCTGGGACGCGGAGGCGGGCTGGCAGCCGCCGCTGCGCACACCGGCCCCGATGCCGGTCCCCGAGGGGGTTACGCACGAGCAACTGCTGGCGCTCGGCGTCCTGCCGCCGCAGCCCGCGCCGCCCGACGCACGGGACGTGCCGGCCGACCGCTGA
- a CDS encoding gamma carbonic anhydrase family protein codes for MAQQALIAAFGGKAPRVGAEVFVAPSSVVLGEVTLGAGSSVWYNAVLRADCGPISLGAGSNVQDNCTVHVDPGFPVTVGERVTVGHNAVLHGCTVEDDCLIGMGATVLNGAVVGAGSLVAAQALVPQGMRVPPGSLVAGVPAKVRRPLTDEERAGMRANSEVYVDLARQHAAALGGPAPTDTDAAR; via the coding sequence ATGGCACAGCAGGCACTGATCGCGGCGTTCGGCGGCAAGGCACCGCGGGTGGGCGCGGAGGTGTTCGTCGCGCCGTCGTCGGTGGTGCTGGGCGAGGTGACGCTGGGGGCCGGTTCGAGCGTCTGGTACAACGCGGTGCTGCGGGCCGACTGCGGCCCCATCTCCCTGGGCGCGGGCAGCAACGTGCAGGACAACTGCACCGTGCACGTGGACCCCGGCTTCCCGGTGACGGTCGGCGAGCGCGTGACGGTGGGCCACAACGCCGTGCTGCACGGCTGCACCGTCGAGGACGACTGCCTGATCGGCATGGGCGCCACGGTGCTGAACGGGGCCGTGGTCGGCGCCGGTTCTCTCGTGGCCGCCCAGGCGCTGGTCCCGCAGGGGATGCGGGTGCCGCCCGGCTCGCTCGTCGCCGGCGTACCGGCCAAGGTCCGACGCCCGCTGACGGACGAGGAGCGCGCGGGCATGCGGGCCAACTCCGAGGTGTACGTCGACCTCGCGCGCCAGCACGCCGCCGCCCTGGGTGGGCCCGCCCCCACTGACACCGACGCCGCCCGATAG
- a CDS encoding TetR/AcrR family transcriptional regulator, whose translation MTERSYHHGDLRRALLTATAAAIADKGPTALSLRDLARRAGVSHAAPAHHFGDKAGLLTALAAEGYAMLADALGAAGGDLLDSGVAYVRFAIEHRAHFEVMFQPGLYHPDDPEVAAARERADRALTTALSARPSHPRDEDTEATQLAAWSVAHGFAALWLSGALPTTTDGDLEALARRVLSQLFQQP comes from the coding sequence ATGACGGAACGGTCGTATCACCACGGAGACCTGCGCCGCGCCCTGCTCACGGCCACCGCCGCGGCCATCGCCGACAAGGGCCCGACGGCGCTGAGCCTGCGCGACCTGGCGCGCCGCGCGGGCGTATCGCACGCCGCGCCCGCGCACCACTTCGGCGACAAGGCGGGGCTCCTCACGGCACTCGCCGCCGAGGGGTACGCCATGTTGGCCGACGCGCTCGGCGCCGCCGGCGGGGACCTGCTGGACAGCGGCGTGGCCTATGTGCGCTTCGCCATCGAGCACCGGGCGCACTTCGAGGTCATGTTCCAGCCCGGCCTGTACCACCCCGACGACCCGGAGGTGGCCGCCGCGCGCGAGCGGGCCGACCGCGCGCTGACCACCGCCCTCTCGGCCCGCCCGAGCCACCCGCGCGACGAGGACACCGAGGCGACCCAACTCGCCGCGTGGTCCGTCGCGCACGGCTTCGCCGCCCTGTGGCTCAGCGGCGCCCTGCCCACCACCACGGATGGCGACCTCGAAGCCCTGGCACGACGCGTTCTCAGCCAGCTCTTCCAGCAACCCTGA
- a CDS encoding VOC family protein, translating into MSVSAHEPAARHAVPGAPCWVSLMARDLTAAQDFYSAVLGWTYQPGMLGGEFSVALFDGRPVAGLGALAHTLHVPVSWTPYFAVASADDVTARVRERGATVAVGPLRFAHGRAALAADLDGAVFGIWEGTVLHWAVGRGSAPAWLELRTRDAFAAAIFYGEVLRWAVPGEAGCEVDYTQGQVLVSDGTHAVAGLRGGAIEEAPDPSIRPRWHVYFPCSDVDTSMKAAVAGGGSVVQPPRVGAHGYEATLRDPDGGLFTVTSVRDRPKEPTPTAPDAPPA; encoded by the coding sequence ATGTCGGTCTCCGCGCACGAGCCGGCCGCCCGACACGCGGTGCCGGGCGCCCCGTGCTGGGTGAGCCTGATGGCCCGTGACCTCACAGCCGCCCAGGACTTCTACAGCGCCGTCCTCGGCTGGACGTACCAACCCGGCATGCTGGGCGGCGAGTTCTCGGTCGCGCTGTTCGACGGCCGCCCGGTCGCCGGGCTCGGCGCGCTCGCCCACACCCTGCACGTGCCCGTCTCCTGGACGCCGTACTTCGCGGTCGCCAGCGCCGACGACGTGACGGCCCGCGTCCGCGAGCGCGGGGCCACGGTCGCGGTCGGCCCGCTGCGCTTCGCGCACGGCCGCGCGGCGCTCGCCGCCGACCTCGACGGGGCGGTCTTCGGGATCTGGGAGGGGACGGTCCTGCACTGGGCGGTGGGGCGTGGCAGCGCCCCGGCCTGGCTCGAACTACGCACTCGCGACGCGTTCGCGGCCGCCATCTTCTACGGGGAGGTGTTGCGCTGGGCCGTGCCCGGCGAGGCGGGGTGCGAGGTGGACTACACGCAGGGCCAGGTACTGGTCAGCGACGGGACGCACGCCGTGGCCGGGCTGCGCGGCGGCGCCATCGAGGAGGCCCCCGACCCGAGCATCCGACCCCGCTGGCACGTGTACTTCCCCTGCTCGGACGTGGACACGTCGATGAAGGCCGCGGTCGCCGGCGGCGGCTCGGTGGTGCAGCCGCCACGGGTCGGCGCGCACGGGTACGAGGCGACCCTGCGGGACCCGGACGGCGGGCTGTTCACGGTCACCTCGGTCCGCGACCGGCCGAAGGAGCCCACCCCCACCGCACCGGACGCCCCTCCCGCGTAG
- a CDS encoding DUF4442 domain-containing protein → MSETMPSIGEMLTASVPMVRTLRLEFVETSAERAVLRLPDQPDYHNHIQGPHAGAMFTLAESASGAIVMAAFGDQLSRAVPLAVRAEIGYKKVAKGVVTATAELGRPIADVVAELDAGGRPEFPVRVEITREDGAVSGEMSITWTLRPNA, encoded by the coding sequence ATGTCAGAGACCATGCCGTCGATCGGCGAGATGCTCACGGCCAGCGTGCCGATGGTTCGTACGCTCCGTCTCGAATTCGTCGAGACGAGCGCCGAGCGCGCCGTCCTGCGCCTGCCGGACCAGCCCGACTACCACAACCACATCCAGGGGCCGCACGCCGGCGCGATGTTCACCCTGGCCGAGTCCGCGAGCGGGGCGATCGTGATGGCCGCCTTCGGCGACCAGCTCTCGCGTGCGGTGCCGCTCGCCGTACGGGCCGAGATCGGGTACAAGAAGGTCGCCAAGGGCGTCGTCACCGCGACCGCGGAGCTCGGACGCCCGATCGCCGACGTGGTCGCCGAGTTGGACGCCGGCGGGCGGCCCGAGTTCCCGGTGCGCGTCGAGATCACCCGCGAGGACGGCGCCGTCAGCGGCGAGATGTCGATCACCTGGACGCTCCGCCCGAACGCCTGA
- a CDS encoding MFS transporter, which translates to MSDVPVTAAGRPAAEATRAGGGLAATFVLALGTFAVGTDAFVVAGFLPDMARSLHVSTATAGQSITVFAAAYAVLSPVLATLTAPLSRRTLLVGALILLGLANLGSSLAPDFRTLILSRVLAAAGAAAYTPGAGAASAALVRPELRARSLAVVVGGLTVATALGVPLGQVASGALGWRWALGLVAALCLAVAAGVARIMPSLPGSPRVPLRARLTALRQPAVLAVLPLTVFGMGASYTVYAYSVEALGAVGVADSRHVWMLFLYGLGAVLGNFASGFGTDRWGSTRVLTAGYLTMAISLGGLGWLASAHSPPSALVGLVMVGWGASTWCQTPAQQRRLIAAAPREAPLAVSLNSSCIYLGIGLGTLVGGATLPTGVGTVCAVACGVAIVALAFALATARVPGASATVTRGGR; encoded by the coding sequence ATGTCTGATGTCCCGGTTACGGCCGCGGGCAGGCCCGCCGCCGAGGCGACGCGGGCCGGGGGCGGCCTCGCCGCCACGTTCGTCCTGGCGCTCGGCACCTTCGCCGTCGGGACCGACGCCTTCGTGGTCGCCGGCTTCCTCCCGGACATGGCCCGCTCGCTGCACGTCTCGACGGCCACCGCCGGACAGTCGATCACGGTGTTCGCCGCCGCCTACGCCGTGCTGTCGCCCGTACTGGCCACGCTGACCGCGCCGCTGTCGCGGCGAACCCTGCTGGTCGGCGCCCTGATCCTGCTCGGCCTCGCCAATCTGGGCTCCTCGCTCGCCCCCGACTTCCGGACGCTGATCCTCTCCCGCGTCCTGGCCGCCGCAGGCGCCGCCGCGTACACGCCGGGCGCCGGCGCGGCCAGCGCGGCGCTGGTGCGGCCCGAACTCCGCGCCCGTTCGCTGGCGGTGGTCGTCGGCGGGCTCACCGTCGCCACCGCCCTGGGCGTGCCGCTGGGCCAGGTGGCCAGCGGGGCGCTCGGCTGGCGCTGGGCGCTCGGCCTGGTGGCCGCCCTGTGCCTGGCGGTCGCGGCCGGCGTCGCCCGGATCATGCCGTCGCTGCCCGGCAGCCCCCGGGTCCCGCTCCGCGCCCGCCTGACGGCCCTTCGCCAACCCGCCGTGCTGGCCGTGCTGCCGCTGACCGTGTTCGGCATGGGAGCCAGCTACACCGTGTACGCGTACAGCGTGGAGGCGTTGGGCGCGGTGGGCGTGGCCGACTCCCGGCACGTGTGGATGCTCTTCCTGTACGGGCTCGGCGCGGTGCTCGGCAACTTCGCCTCCGGGTTCGGCACCGACCGCTGGGGATCGACCCGCGTTCTGACGGCCGGGTACCTCACCATGGCGATCTCGCTGGGCGGGCTCGGCTGGCTGGCCTCGGCCCACTCCCCGCCGTCCGCCCTGGTCGGCCTCGTGATGGTCGGCTGGGGGGCGAGTACGTGGTGCCAGACCCCGGCGCAGCAGCGCCGCCTGATCGCGGCGGCCCCGAGAGAGGCGCCCCTGGCGGTCTCGCTCAACTCTTCCTGCATCTATCTGGGCATCGGCCTCGGCACCCTGGTCGGCGGCGCCACCCTGCCCACCGGCGTGGGCACCGTGTGCGCCGTCGCCTGCGGGGTCGCCATCGTCGCCCTGGCCTTCGCGCTGGCGACGGCGCGCGTCCCGGGCGCGTCAGCGACCGTCACCCGGGGCGGGCGCTGA